A DNA window from Daucus carota subsp. sativus chromosome 3, DH1 v3.0, whole genome shotgun sequence contains the following coding sequences:
- the LOC108214578 gene encoding kinesin-like protein KIN-10C isoform X1 — protein sequence MATEASSYSNISSLFSTPNSNNKKSQFTTTTTTTSMISKVKVIVRVRPFLAHEIKRSFPLLSCASLFDSNQDQEVTVHLKDPDTSRNECFKLDSFYDQEDNNVTTIFDKEVSPFIPALFSGCNSTVFAYGATGSGKTYTMQGENELPGLVHLSMSRILAMCQGMTSLVEMSYYEIYMDRCYDLLEPKAEEISVLEDKSGQIHLKGLSRVSINSMSEFQEAFSCAIQRRKVAHTGINDVSSRSHGVLVIAVSTPADDTSGHVMMGKLNLIDLAGSYTISDLHPFECQQFGFSTNWLRSGNEDNRKTCNDGIRLQESAKINQSLFTLSQVIYALNNNSPRVPYRESKLTRILQDSLGGRSRALMVACLNPGEYQESVYTVKLAARSRHISNFISSGQKQETPTVKVDMEAKLRSWLESKGKTKSTQKCGARENPFISRTPKSASQSKKQNSSLKPHKVSNQSASNCKERTLMKPRNLYHRGDLVGPVLEGPDAVSKKIVPPGHSVLQSNARTPEPKALDTENADSTGTSPTNRKLEALQDSFRKVLSPICSNMNIKKVSSIDQMCLILYDPKTPKATQLRQNDMFQENATSLGRYTAPSSKLKNSLVQQYIDLLNTASKDELLELKGIGEKMATYILELRESSPIKSLDDLEKIGLSSKQVNNMFGRAAKGLFD from the exons ATGGCAACTGAAGCCAGTAGTTACAGTAACATTAGTAGCCTATTTTCAACCCCCAATTCAAACAACAAGaaatcacaattcacaaccACCACTACTACAACTTCCATGATCTCAAAAGTTAAAGTCATTGTTAGGGTTCGACCCTTTCTTGCCCATGAAATCAAGCGCAGCTTCCCCCTCCTCTCTTGCGCCTCGCTTTTCGACTCCAACCAAGATCAAGAAGTCACAGTTCATCTCAAAGACCCTGATACTAG TCGCAATGAGTGCTTTAAGCTGGACTCTTTTTACGATCAAGAAGACAACAATGTGACCACTATTTTCGACAAGGAAGTTAGCCCTTTCATCCCTGCTTTATTTTCTGGATGTAATTCTACTGTCTTTGCTTATGGGGCTACTGGTAGTGGAAAGACTTACACTATGCAG GGTGAGAATGAGCTACCAGGTCTAGTCCATCTGTCCATGTCACGTATACTGGCAATGTGCCAGGGTATGACGAGTCTAGTGGAGATGTCATACTATGAGATCTACATGGATAGATGCTATGATTTGTTGGAACCAAAAGCAGAGGAAATTTCAGTGTTAGAAGACAAAAGTGGGCAGATTCATCTCAAAGGACTTTCTCGGGTATCTATTAATTCAATGTCAGAATTCCAGGAGGCGTTCTCCTGTGCAATTCAGAGGCGCAAGGTTGCACACACGGGTATTAATGATGTTTCTAGTAGGAGCCATGGAGTGCTTGTGATTGCTGTTTCAACACCTGCTGATGATACCTCGGGGCATGTTATGATGGGGAAGTTGAACCTCATAGATTTAGCAGGTTCTTACACAATATCAGATTTACATCCTTTTGAGTGTCAACAATTCGGTTTTAGTACTAACTGGCTCCGATCAGGTAACGAAGATAACAGGAAGACTTGCAATGATGGTATTCGGCTCCAGGAGAGTGCTAAGATCAACCAGTCCCTGTTCACCTTGTCACAAGTTATATATGCGCTGAATAACAATAGTCCTCGAGTACCTTACAGAGAAAGCAAACTGACTCGTATATTGCAGGATTCACTAGGAGGAAGAAGTCGTGCTTTGATGGTAGCTTGCCTG AATCCAGGAGAGTATCAGGAATCTGTTTATACAGTTAAGTTGGCTGCTAGATCTCGCCACATCTCCAACTTCATTTCTTCAGGTCAGAAGCAAGAGACACCTACCGTTAAAGTTGACATGGAGGCAAAACTCAGATCTTGGCTTGAATCTAAAGGCAAAACCAAGAGTACTCAGAAATGTGGAGCACGTGAAAATCCGTTTATTAGCAGGACCCCAAAGTCTGCAAGTCAGAGTAAAAAGCAAAATAGTTCATTGAAACCACATAAAGTTAGCAATCAAAGTGCTTCAAATTGTAAAGAGAG GACTTTGATGAAGCCGCGTAACTTGTATCACCGTGGAGATCTTGTAGGTCCTGTTTTGGAG GGCCCAGACGCGGTTTCAAAGAAGATTGTGCCCCCAGGTCACAGTGTGTTACAATCAAATGCGCGTACACCTG AGCCAAAAGCACTGGACACAGAAAATGCAGACTCAACTGGAACTTCACCTACTAATAGAAAACTTGAAGCACTACAAGATTCCTTTAGGAAAGTCCTATCACCCATCTGCTCTAACATGAACATTAAGAAAGTATCATCAATTGACCAGATGTGCCTTATTCTTTATGACCCGAAAACTCCCAAGGCAACCCAGCTACGCCAAAATGACATGTTTCAAGAGAATGCAACCTCGCTAGGAAGATATACTGCACCAAGTTCTAAATTGAAG AATTCTCTGGTTCAACAATACATTGATCTCTTAAATACTGCCAGCAA GGATGAACTGTTGGAGTTGAAA GGCATTGGGGAGAAAATGGCTACATACATTCTTGAGCTAAGGGAATCAAGTCCAATAAAATCA CTGGATGACTTGGAGAAGATAGGCTTATCATCCAAGCAG
- the LOC108214578 gene encoding kinesin-like protein KIN-10C isoform X2: MATEASSYSNISSLFSTPNSNNKKSQFTTTTTTTSMISKVKVIVRVRPFLAHEIKRSFPLLSCASLFDSNQDQEVTVHLKDPDTSRNECFKLDSFYDQEDNNVTTIFDKEVSPFIPALFSGCNSTVFAYGATGSGKTYTMQGENELPGLVHLSMSRILAMCQGMTSLVEMSYYEIYMDRCYDLLEPKAEEISVLEDKSGQIHLKGLSRVSINSMSEFQEAFSCAIQRRKVAHTGINDVSSRSHGVLVIAVSTPADDTSGHVMMGKLNLIDLAGNEDNRKTCNDGIRLQESAKINQSLFTLSQVIYALNNNSPRVPYRESKLTRILQDSLGGRSRALMVACLNPGEYQESVYTVKLAARSRHISNFISSGQKQETPTVKVDMEAKLRSWLESKGKTKSTQKCGARENPFISRTPKSASQSKKQNSSLKPHKVSNQSASNCKERTLMKPRNLYHRGDLVGPVLEGPDAVSKKIVPPGHSVLQSNARTPEPKALDTENADSTGTSPTNRKLEALQDSFRKVLSPICSNMNIKKVSSIDQMCLILYDPKTPKATQLRQNDMFQENATSLGRYTAPSSKLKNSLVQQYIDLLNTASKDELLELKGIGEKMATYILELRESSPIKSLDDLEKIGLSSKQVNNMFGRAAKGLFD, translated from the exons ATGGCAACTGAAGCCAGTAGTTACAGTAACATTAGTAGCCTATTTTCAACCCCCAATTCAAACAACAAGaaatcacaattcacaaccACCACTACTACAACTTCCATGATCTCAAAAGTTAAAGTCATTGTTAGGGTTCGACCCTTTCTTGCCCATGAAATCAAGCGCAGCTTCCCCCTCCTCTCTTGCGCCTCGCTTTTCGACTCCAACCAAGATCAAGAAGTCACAGTTCATCTCAAAGACCCTGATACTAG TCGCAATGAGTGCTTTAAGCTGGACTCTTTTTACGATCAAGAAGACAACAATGTGACCACTATTTTCGACAAGGAAGTTAGCCCTTTCATCCCTGCTTTATTTTCTGGATGTAATTCTACTGTCTTTGCTTATGGGGCTACTGGTAGTGGAAAGACTTACACTATGCAG GGTGAGAATGAGCTACCAGGTCTAGTCCATCTGTCCATGTCACGTATACTGGCAATGTGCCAGGGTATGACGAGTCTAGTGGAGATGTCATACTATGAGATCTACATGGATAGATGCTATGATTTGTTGGAACCAAAAGCAGAGGAAATTTCAGTGTTAGAAGACAAAAGTGGGCAGATTCATCTCAAAGGACTTTCTCGGGTATCTATTAATTCAATGTCAGAATTCCAGGAGGCGTTCTCCTGTGCAATTCAGAGGCGCAAGGTTGCACACACGGGTATTAATGATGTTTCTAGTAGGAGCCATGGAGTGCTTGTGATTGCTGTTTCAACACCTGCTGATGATACCTCGGGGCATGTTATGATGGGGAAGTTGAACCTCATAGATTTAGCAG GTAACGAAGATAACAGGAAGACTTGCAATGATGGTATTCGGCTCCAGGAGAGTGCTAAGATCAACCAGTCCCTGTTCACCTTGTCACAAGTTATATATGCGCTGAATAACAATAGTCCTCGAGTACCTTACAGAGAAAGCAAACTGACTCGTATATTGCAGGATTCACTAGGAGGAAGAAGTCGTGCTTTGATGGTAGCTTGCCTG AATCCAGGAGAGTATCAGGAATCTGTTTATACAGTTAAGTTGGCTGCTAGATCTCGCCACATCTCCAACTTCATTTCTTCAGGTCAGAAGCAAGAGACACCTACCGTTAAAGTTGACATGGAGGCAAAACTCAGATCTTGGCTTGAATCTAAAGGCAAAACCAAGAGTACTCAGAAATGTGGAGCACGTGAAAATCCGTTTATTAGCAGGACCCCAAAGTCTGCAAGTCAGAGTAAAAAGCAAAATAGTTCATTGAAACCACATAAAGTTAGCAATCAAAGTGCTTCAAATTGTAAAGAGAG GACTTTGATGAAGCCGCGTAACTTGTATCACCGTGGAGATCTTGTAGGTCCTGTTTTGGAG GGCCCAGACGCGGTTTCAAAGAAGATTGTGCCCCCAGGTCACAGTGTGTTACAATCAAATGCGCGTACACCTG AGCCAAAAGCACTGGACACAGAAAATGCAGACTCAACTGGAACTTCACCTACTAATAGAAAACTTGAAGCACTACAAGATTCCTTTAGGAAAGTCCTATCACCCATCTGCTCTAACATGAACATTAAGAAAGTATCATCAATTGACCAGATGTGCCTTATTCTTTATGACCCGAAAACTCCCAAGGCAACCCAGCTACGCCAAAATGACATGTTTCAAGAGAATGCAACCTCGCTAGGAAGATATACTGCACCAAGTTCTAAATTGAAG AATTCTCTGGTTCAACAATACATTGATCTCTTAAATACTGCCAGCAA GGATGAACTGTTGGAGTTGAAA GGCATTGGGGAGAAAATGGCTACATACATTCTTGAGCTAAGGGAATCAAGTCCAATAAAATCA CTGGATGACTTGGAGAAGATAGGCTTATCATCCAAGCAG
- the LOC135151325 gene encoding uncharacterized protein LOC135151325, whose product MSNDSFAVALRNLGGTHTIPKPAAKSKSGSGKNDESGSSQQGAAGGESSVAVEKVALGMTAEVQESGSPDLVTRGTKRKQPSARKAPAKIPKSKSDQGKEIMVGSESDSDESEDPEREDTRVVLGAGKYSAREIIKLMSGIPTDEDWVKMDDTGLVNTFREIGSLWGQLGARLAGFNTMAFEVIKSERDTADACGERTRKAESSLAQEKSEREKLESELERRVKEAETRMQAAWKEKVDDAEARAVDAEKKASGFEEDVGVLKRTLEERKEAGVVIAEFQKSTAYADALNHAAAAEVVRCWHVAERHIKSDPGANLQSFIEAYLAAKDNIKAGKGEPEPYEGPSPSFIVPANPGNHVVLTTSDVPVDPDSQANNSSANDPPVL is encoded by the exons ATGTCTAACGACTCTTTTGCTGTGGCTTTAAGGAACTTGGGGGGAACTCACACAATCCCAAAGCCTGCTGCCAAGTCCAAATCTGGGTCAGGGAAAAATGATGAATCCGGGTCCTCCCAGCAAGGAGCGGCTGGTGGAGAGTCAAGTGTTGCCGTGGAAAAAGTTGCCCTCGGGATGACTGCCGAGGTTCAGGAGTCTGGCAGCCCGGATCTTGTTACCCGGGGGACGAAGAGGAAACAGCCCTCGGCGAGGAAGGCTCCTGCGAAGATTCCTAAGTCCAAATCCGATCAGGGCAAAGAGATAATGGTGGGGTCCGAGTCTGACTCCGATGAGAGTGAGGATCCGGAGAGGGAAGATACCCGGGTTGTTCTCGGTGCTGGCAAGTACTCAGCAAGGGAGATAATCAAGTTGATGTCTGGTATCCCAACTGATGAGGATTGGGTGAAGATGGATGACACCGGATTGGTTAATACCTTCAGAGAGATTGGGAGTCTTTGGGGCCAG CTTGGAGCTCGGTTGGCCGGGTTCAACACTATGGCTTTTGAGGTTATCAAGTCGGAGAGGGACACTGCTGACGCATGCGGCGAGAGGACCCGGAAGGCCGAGTCGAGCTTAGCTCAGGAGAAGTCGGAGAGGGAGAAGCTGGAATCTGAGCTGGAAAGGCGGGTGAAGGAGGCCGAGACCCGGATGCAGGCCGCGTGGAAGGAGAAAGTGGACGATGCTGAGGCCCGGGCTGTTGATGCCGAAAAGAAAGCGTCCGGGTTCGAGGAGGATGTGGGCGTCCTGAAGAGAACCCTAGAGGAGAGGAAAGAGGCTGGGGTTGTCATTGCCGAGTTTCAGAAGTCGACAGCGTATGCCGATGCTCTTAATCATGCTGCGGCAGCGGAGGTGGTCCGGTGTTGGCATGTGGCTGAGCGGCATATTAAATCCGATCCGGGGGCTAATCTTCAGAGTTTCATAGAGGCGTACCTTGCCGCTAAGGACAACATCAAAGCCGGGAAGGGGGAACCTGAACCTTACGAAGGTCCTTCTCCGAGTTTTATTGTTCCTGCCAACCCGGGTAACCATGTTGTTCTGACTACTTCGGATGTGCCCGTTGATCCGGATTCTCAAGCCAACAACTCTTCAGCGAACGATCCTCCTGTCCTCTAG